GTGCGAACTGCCCGCCGTGCTCGCCTTCCTGTGCGTCAACGGCTTCGCCGAACGCCACCGGGTGGCACTGGCCCGGACGCCCGCGCAGCTCCCGGCCGGACTGCCCGTGGTGGTGGTGCGCGACCTGTCGCTGGCCGCGCTGGCCCGGACGGCGCGGCTGCGCGCCGAACTGCCGGACCGCCGGGTGGTGGACTGCGGGCTGCTGCCCCGCGCCGTCGACGTCCCCGCGCGGGCGGTACGGCTGCGCACCGGCGGCGCCAAGCGGCTGGCGGTGCCCGACGCGCTGGCCGGCTCCCCCGGCTGGCAGCGCCTGCCCGACCGGGAACGGGAGTGGCTGCTCGACAACTGGTCCTCCCCGCTGATCGCCCTGCCGCCGGTGAAGCTGATGGCACTGCTGGACAAGGCCGTCGAACGGGCCGTCGCCGTCCCCGCCGCAACCGCCCGGACCGGGGCCGCCGCCGAGGTCGAGAGCCCGGCGGAGACCCGGCGGCGGGCCGAGCGGATCGGCTTCCTCACCTGGCCGCAGGCGGTTCCCGCACCGCGCGCCGGAACCGACACCACCCCGGCTCCGCGCCCGACGGACGGCACCCGATGACCGCGCGCACCACAGGCCCGGGCCGCCCGCCCGCACGCCTCGCGCCCGCCCAACGTCCTTCCACCCGAAGCTCGTTCACCCGGTGCGGGGCCGCCCGTTCGGGAGGTTCGCTGTGACACTTGCGATATCGGCGATATCGGCGATACCGGTGCCCGACCGGCTGCTGGACCGCGCCCTCCGGTCGGCCGCCGAACGCTGTGCCCGGCCCGGCGGACTCGCCTTCACCGCCCGGCAGTTGTACTACGAGACGGACCGGACGCTGTTCCCGCTGCACCGGGGGCCGCACCGCCTGCGGTACACCACCCGGCCGCTGCTGTCCGAGCCCCGGTTCGCCGCCGCGCTCGCCCGGCACCCCGCACTGGACGCCCTGCCGGACCTGGTGGCCCCCGCGCCGCACCGGCCGGGGCCGGAGGGCGACCTGTACGACTACGCCTTCCCCCGGCTGCTGGTCTGCCAGGACCCGGCGATCGCCGGGATGCTGCGCGCCAACCGCCTTCACCTGGAAGGGGCTTGCCCGATCCTGACCCCGGAGCGGCTGCCGCTGGACGGGCGACTGCTGGCGGCGATGGCGCGGGCCGACGGGGCGGTGGTGCACGTCCTGCACGACGCCTCCCCCGCCGGGCTGGAGCTGTTCGTCCGGGTGCGCGCGCACGCCGGGCCGCGGCTGCGGGTGCGCACGGCGGGGCTGCTGCCGCGGCACGCCGCCGCCCTGCACCTGGCCGCGCCGGGTGGACGACCCCGGTGCGCGGTCGAGGATTTGCCCGCCGAGCTGCAGGCCGCCGAGCGGGCCTGGCTGGCCGGCGGCCGGGTCGCCGAGCTGGCCGCGGTGCGTCCGGCCCGGCTGCTGCGGGCCGTCCTGCGCACCGTCCGCGGCGGCGGCTTCGCCCCGCCCGCCCGTCCGGCCGCGCCCACCCGGGCCCGCGACACCGGCTTCCTGACCTGGCCGACGCCCTGACCCCCCGAGGACGTGGACGATGACCCAGCCACCCGAAATCACCTACAGCGACGAGCTGTTGGCCGACGGCACGGTGCACCGCCGGTACTCCGACGGCCGCAGCGAGTGGCGCAGCCGCGGCGCCGACGGCCGCGTCCACTGGCGGGACGACCGGGGTGACGCGGGCACCGACGAGCGGCTGGGCCGCGACCTGGTCAAGCGCGTCCACGCGGACGGCCGGGTCGGCTACGGCCGGGACGTCGGCTACGGCCGCACGGTGTGGGGCCAGGGCCGGTACGTGCTGGTCAACCGCAGCTCGTTCCCGGGCCGGGTCGGCGTGGTGCTCGGCGCGCTGGGCCTGGGCGCGGGCGTGGCCGCCGCGCACTACGCGCCCGAACTCCTCTCGGCCGACGAGGAGGAGGAGTTGCGCCGGGAGGCCGAGCGGGCCCGCGCCGGGGGCGACGGCGGCAGCGGCGGGGACGGCGGAGGCGGCGGGGACGGCGGAGGCGGGGACGGCAGCTTCGACGACGGAAGCGACGACGGGGGCGACGACCACCGGCACGACGACGGCTTCGATCCGGACGGCTTCGACTCGGGCGGGTTCGGGAGCGCCGGGGACGGCGCCGACGGCGGCGATCCGCGGGACAACGACGGCTGGGACGGGGACGACTTTGGCTGAGCAGCACCCCGGGACGACGGCCCGCACCACGGCCCCGCCCGGCACCCCCGCCCGACCCCACCACCTCAACCACCTCAACCACCTCAACCACCCCACCCGTCCGGCCCGCTACGCGGTCAGCTCGCTGCCCGGCCCGGTCGGGCCCGAACCCGGCCTGGTGGCGGGCCCGTTCGAGGCGGACGGGCGGCGGCTCGCGGCGGCGCTGCTGACCGGGGAGCCGGGTTTCGCGGACGGCCCGTTCACGGTGGACGGGCGCACCGCGGTCGGCGAGGTGACGCTGCACAACCGGACGGAGCTGCTGGCCGCCGCCGGGCGTCCGGCCGAACCGTCCTGCCCGGACGGGGAGTTGCTGCTGCGCTGCTGGTTGGCGCTGGGCCCGGACGGGCTGCGGGCGGCGGACGGGATGTTCACCCTGGCGGTGCTGGACGGGCCGGACCTGGTGCTGGTGCGCGACCACGTCGGTGCCCGGACGGCGTTCCACTGCCGGACTGCGGGCGGCGGCTGGGCGGCGTCCAGTTCGCTGCGGGCGCTGCGGACGCGCCCCGACGTGGAGACCGGCTTGAACCTGTCGGCGGTCCGCTCCTTCCTGACCTTCGCCTACCTGCCGGGCGAGGAGACCCTGCTGCGCGGCGTCCACGAGCTGCTGCCCGGCCGGGTGACCCGGCTGCGGCCGGACGGGCGGGTGGACGTCGAGGGGTTCTGGGAGCCGCAATCCGGGCCTTCCGAGGGCGAGTTGTCGACCCGGCACTACGCGGAGGGCCTGCGGGAGCTGCTGGAGCGGGCGGTGGCGCGGCGGCTGCCGGACGACGGGCGCGAGGTGGCGGTGCTGCTGTCCGGCGGGGTGGACAGTTCACTGGTGACGGCGCTGGCGGCGCGGCTGCACGGGGGGACGGTGCGCACGTACTCGATCAGCTTCGGTGCCGAACTGCCCAACGAGCTGGGCTACTCGGGCCTGGTGGCCGCGCACTGCGGGACGGCGCACCGGGTGCTGACGGTGCCCGGGGAGCAGGTCGCGGCGCGGCTGGCGGACACCGTGGCGCTGTTGGACAGCCCGGTCGGGGACCCGCTGACGGTGCCGAACCTGATGCTGGCGGAGGCGGTGGCGGGCGACGGCATCGCGGTGTCGCTGAACGGCGAGGGCGGGGACCCGGTGTTCGGCGGGCCGAAGAACCTGCCGATGCTGGTGTTCGAGCTGATGCGGGACGACGACGCGGCGCGGGCCCGGGCGGACGCCTACCTGCACACGTACCGCAAGTGCTGGGAGGACCTGCCGGCGCTGCTCACCGGCGAGGCGCTGGCCGCGCTGGAGTCCGCCCCGCACCCGCGCCGACACGTCGCCCCCTACCTGGCGGATCACCG
This is a stretch of genomic DNA from Kitasatospora fiedleri. It encodes these proteins:
- a CDS encoding asparagine synthetase B family protein, which gives rise to MAGPFEADGRRLAAALLTGEPGFADGPFTVDGRTAVGEVTLHNRTELLAAAGRPAEPSCPDGELLLRCWLALGPDGLRAADGMFTLAVLDGPDLVLVRDHVGARTAFHCRTAGGGWAASSSLRALRTRPDVETGLNLSAVRSFLTFAYLPGEETLLRGVHELLPGRVTRLRPDGRVDVEGFWEPQSGPSEGELSTRHYAEGLRELLERAVARRLPDDGREVAVLLSGGVDSSLVTALAARLHGGTVRTYSISFGAELPNELGYSGLVAAHCGTAHRVLTVPGEQVAARLADTVALLDSPVGDPLTVPNLMLAEAVAGDGIAVSLNGEGGDPVFGGPKNLPMLVFELMRDDDAARARADAYLHTYRKCWEDLPALLTGEALAALESAPHPRRHVAPYLADHRFPSLLDQLLHCNLRTKGAHHILTKVERLTASQGVQGRSPLFDRRVVDHAFATPPGLKLRGTEEKWILKEAVRDLLPDTVTYRPKSGMRVPVQQWLHGPLSELAADLLLGPTARARGLFRADTVETWMRGGGLLLPRQGGKLWLLLTLELWLRAYDV